The window AAACCACAAGACCCAGGCGGCCACCGCACGGCAAGTGACCCCAGAGTCCTGCGCATACAAAAACGCTAACGCACGATACTGCTGAGGATCATACAGCGCGATGCCTTGCTCAAGATGCTCCTGGGCCGCCTCCATATCGCCCAGGAAGCACAGGGTTATTCCTAATGCCTGATGGGCTTCTACGAGGAGTGTTGGATCACGGATACTTTGCGCCAGCCGCAACAACTGCTGCCCCAACTCGTGGGCGGTCTGATGCTCCGCCCGCACAATAGAGAACACCCACAGCCCGCGCAGCGCCGGAAAGAGGTGCGGCGTATCCCCCGTTTGTTGACACAGCTCTCGCGCCCGGGTGTAGATCCGCTCCACTTCTGGCGCCGTGTAGCCCTTGGTCGCAATGAGAATTCCCCCTAAGGAAACCTGCAAGGTCACTTCTTGCTGAGCGCGTTCTCGCGTGTCGGGCAGCGTGGCCAGCAACACGAGCCCCTTGGTGAGATGGTTACTGGCTTCGACATAGGCGCTGCGCCGAACCGCATTCTCGCCCGCATACTGCAGATACTGGACTGCACGACGGTAATCCTGCCCCCGCTCGAAGTGCAGCGCCAGTTCTGCGGCGAGCTCTCGCGCGTGGTCGCCATAGGCTGCCTCCACTCGCTCGCCAATCCGGCGATGGAGGCGCTGACGCCATCCCGTCGCCACCCGCTCATACACTATCTCCTGATACAGCGTGTGAATGAATGCATACCGCGTGGTCACCGTCCCATCAGGCCATGCGCTCTCTCCCAGCATCCGTAAAAATCGATTACGCCTCACTAGCTCGGTGCAGAGCTCTTCCACCGCCACCACATCCGCCCCCAACGCCGCCGCCACAGCCATAGCAGCAAACTCTCCGCCCGCTACACTCGCCGCTTCCAAAGCTCGCTGCTCCCCCGGACTCAGTCGTTCGATCTGTCTCTCAATCATCTGGCGAATATTGTCAGGCACTCCCACCGCGACCTCGGCTGATTCTCCCTGCACGCGCCAGTGTCCGTGCTCTTCCACTAACACCGCTTGGGCCACCAGCGCATCCACCACATTGACCATGAAGAGAGGATTGCCCTCCGTGCGGCGGTGAATCACCTGCGCCAGCGTGGTCGGGAACTGCTGGGCGGGAAAACGCCGGGTGAGATACTCGGCGACCTCTGTTTCGGTCAAAAAACCGAGCCGCAGTTCCGTACAGTAGTGGTGGAGGTGCAACTCCTGCGTGACCGCGCGGAGAGGATGGTCTACGCTCAGCGCCTCCACCGGCCGATACGTGCCGATGACCAGGAGCCGGGCCGGTTCGGGCCGCCGCGCCAGGAACGTGAGCAAGTCGAGGGTGGACACATCACTCCAATGGAGGTCTTCGAGGACAAGGGCAAGAGGAATGTGGGCTGTTAGCACTTCTACTGCTTCGGCCATCTCCCGCAGCATCCGTTCCCGTGTGGCCCCCTGCACCCGGCGCTGCACTGCTTCCAGCTCGGCATCCCCCAGCAAGGTGGGCATTTGCAGCAACCAGGTGGGTGCATGTTGACCCAGTACCTTGATGTAACGTTCGCTTCCAGCCTCGCGACACAGCCGCCCCAGCGCTTCCAGTACCGGCAAGTAGGCTTCTCCTGGTCCATAGTGTTCGATGCACTGCCCACGCCCAACGATTGCAAAGTGAAAAACGGGGGCCGGGGACTGGAGGGTAGTTATTTTTGCCTTTTGATTTTTGCCTTTTGCCTTTTGATTTTCCTCTTCCCCGATTTGCGCTAGAAAGGCATCTACCAATGTAGTCTTGCCAATGCCGGGCTCGCCGGAGACGAAGACGACCTGACGCTCGCCGCTGAGAGCGTTATCCAACCATCTCTGCAACTGCGCCAGCTCTGTCTCCCGACCGACGATACTGGGGACTTGGGACTTGAGGCTTGGGGCTTGGGGGGAGGAAGGACTAGTTCCTAGTCCCCAGCCCCTAGTCCTTTGCTGAGCGGTGAGGGGGGCGATCCATCGATACCCTCTCCGGGGGATTGTCTCGATGAATTGTGGTCGCTGAGCGTCATCTCCCAACGCCTGCCGTAGCTCGCGAATTGACAATGACAATACCCCATCACTGACATGGGTGTCCGGCCAGACGGCGGCGAATAATTCTTCCCTGGTCACCAACCGTCTCGGATGCTCGACGAGGTAGCACAACACGGCCAATGTTTTGCGCCGCAGCGGCACCATCACCGTCCCACGCCACAAACGTTGCCCGCGCACGTCAAGGTGGAAGGGCGGAAAGAGAAAGCTGCGCTCCATAGCCATGGTCTTTAGCAGAAAGCTCAAATTTAAGAAATTAAAGGCGAAAATTTAAGAAATTAAAGCGAAATTGTTCAGACCGTGCGCTTCCCTTCTGGTATGCTTTGCGTGTGTTTACACGCTGAGAGTTTCTCAACGAGAATAATCGAGAAAGAGCAACACATTGAGGGGAGCATGACGGAACGCAGTAAACTCTATTACCAGTTGATAGCCGCTTGGTGTGGGATCGGCTTTACCACCGTATTTTTCGTAGGTTGGTACGCCATCGGCCATTTCTACTCCTCCGCGCCTGCAACCCTCAGTCCGCAAGAGCTGGCCCAGTATTTTGTGCTTCACCGGCAGGGGATTGTCATTGGCTGCACGCTGTGTTGTGTGGCGGCGGCGCTTCATATTCCGTGGACGGCCCAGCTTGGTCTGGTGATGGCGCGTATTGAAGGATCGTTTCCCCTTTTATCACTGACGCAGATCATCGGAGGTGGCGCGACGATCCTCGTCTTTTCGTTTCCCCCGACGATTTGGGTGGCGGCCGCTTACAGGCCGCCGGCAGATCCCAATCTGCTCCAGGCGATGAATGATGCCGCCTGGATGGGCTTTGATTTGACCTGGGCGCTCACGTCGGTGCAGATGGTCGCTGCGTGCCTCGTTGGTCTCGCAGACAAAAGCCCTGCACCGCTATTTCCACGCTGGTTGTGCTACGAGGGGTTGGCGGGCGCGATACTGTTTGCTTCCCTGACGGGTATCTCTTTTGTGTATTCAGGCCCGTTTGCATGGAACGGTCTTCTCTCCTTTTGGATTCCATACAACACCTGGGTCATCTGGTTCGTCGGCTTCAGCCTCTGCATGATCTCCGACGTTCGACGACAGCTTCGGGAAGGGCTGGCAGTGGAAACCGGGCCGGCGCCTCGCCTGCGGCAAGCCTCGCCATGAGCCTGCTGATCTTGTGGCGCAAGCACGTTGGATCAGCCAATGCGACTATCGACTTGGTAATCGAGCAATGAAAGCGGTCAGACTGCACGAGTTCGGCTGCTCGAATCAGGCGCTGGGTGGATCGGGCATCTGCTCGACCGTATGGATGCGGCCTACGAGACCGCGCTCAAGCAGAGCGTGCCGCTGAAAGAGAAGCCGAGCTTTTACTTCCAGCGGCAGTGCTGGATCTCAGCGGACCCGGACGAGAAAGCCCTCTCGTATATCATTGACTATGTTGGGGCGGACAAATTCTTTTGGGCGACCGACTTTCCCCATGATGATCACACCCGAGACTACCTGTCCACGTTAGAACGATTAATCGCGCCGCTGTCTGAGCGAGCGCGGCGTGGGATTCTGGGGGACAATGTTGCCTGCGTGTATGGCTTATAACGGATTGTCCTGCCCCTAATGGAATCGCCGACAGTGAAAAAGACCAACACGAGTTCGCCTCTATGTATACGATGCAGCATTCCATGTCTCACACGACTCGACAGACAATCGTCAGGAATCTGGTTCTCGTCATCCTTATGGTTGGCGGAACCCTAATGTCCATGTTCCCTCATGTGGTTGCCTCTACAGATGCAGAGGCGTCACCTCCGCGCACCTGGAAGACTGTAGCGGAACTCTCACCCGAAGAACGCGCGAATATCGACTTCTCTTCTGAAACGCCGCGTCACTCCGAGTTTCCGTATCTCCCGGCGGAACCCTTCCCGTTCGCGCCACCGTATACCGCAGAGGAGATGGGCTTACGGTCGATGGAGTTCAGCTATTGGCGAAAGTGGACCTCGTCGACCGTGCAAGCGTATGGCTCGATCGACGCGCATGGCTACATGCCCTCCTGGGGCAGGTGTGTAACGTCCATCGCGTATCACGTTACTGATGGCATTGCTGGCCACCTGTACGCCAAACCCGGGCAGCATGACTATAGTGCGTTGCTGCAATACCTCGCGCCGCCCGAGGCGTATGGCAACCAGAGTTTGTATATCCGGTATCGCACTGACCAGACGTTCACTAAGAAGCAAGATACCTTTCGCTATTCTTCTGGGTTGCGGCGCGTGCGGCGCTATCCCGCTCCGCCGCGACAAGATCGATATCCCGCCAATTCCTTCACCTATGATGATGACGTCGGGAGAGATGCCTGGGAGTACAACTGGAAACTGCTCGGGACCGATGTGCTGTTTCACGCCGTACGCTTTCCAGTGACGCGCTCCACAATCACATTGGCGAATGTTGATGGCAGTTTCAGCGATGTGCCAGCGAACGCGATAAAACTGATGGGCGACGCCTATCCGTGGTACACCCCCGAGGGTGGGGTGAAATGCTACGTGGTGGAAGCCACGGCCAAGCCCGATTGGCTGCCGGACTATTACGCTCCACGGATTCTCTACTGGCTGGATCAACACACGTTCTTTCCGCTGCGCATCGAGCAATATGGCAAAGACGGGACGCTGATCTTCATTAGCGTGCGTCTTGGAGCGCTCTTCAACCCCGCCCTGGGAGAGCGAGGCTACAGTAGTGTGTCCCATGTCGATTGGAATCTGAGCGCCGATGTGCTCTCGTACATGTTCACGGATGTCACACTGACCCAGCCGTGGTCCGAGGCAGATCAAGCGCTCTTTTTTATGCCGGGATTTATGCCGCGCGAGTGGCGACTCACGAGTCTCAAGACTCAGGCTGACGTGCCTACTCCACAAGAGTTTTTTCTTCGGCCCGCTCTAGAAGAAGATAAGTTTCCCGGCGAGCGGCGCATTGAACTCTCACCAGAACTCCGCGCGCGCGTACAAGCGCAGGAACAAGCAGGTCGCCTCGTGTTTGTCGGAGAAGCTCGTAGCGTCCCGCTCACGAGCGCGACCATCGAGGCAAAAGCGATACCACGGGGAGAAGCCGTCGACGCAGCGAATCCTGCACAAGGGGTGCGGATCGAGCAGACACACGTCAGTAACAGCAGTCATTTCCTGGGATCGTCAGAGAATCAGAGAAACTTGACGAAAGGAGAATGAGCATGGACAGCGCGTTAGTCGATATGATCAAGCAGCGCGCCGCACGGGAAAAACAGCGCACGCAGTATCCGGAGGGATTTCCGCCGTTGCCGATGGTGCCGGCTGGGCGCTATACCGATCCCCACTTTTTCGCGCTGGAACGCGAGCACGTGTTCGGTAAGAGTTGGATGTTCGTGGCTCACACCAGTGAATTGCCCACTCCAGGCACGACCCGCTACGACATGCATTTCATTGGGGCGGCACCGCCCACCGACAATGAACGCGATGCGTTTAGCCGTCAGATCGAGCTGAACCTGGCCATCTTTAATGAAGATCTGAACACCCTTCCCTCGATGCAGCGCTCGATTGGGGCGGGCGTGATTGACAGCGTTCGATTTGGCTATCAGGAGTGTCGTCTCTACCATCTGCATGAAGAAATCGATCGGCGCATCGGCGTCGAGCAGATTTCTGCACCTTTGCGCGTCCCGCAGGTCTTGGGTGCGTGGGTTGAGTCATAGAGGAAGGCAGACAATCGTTCCTCTTGACATCCGACGAAGGAATGCTGCTGACCATCTCGCCTTCGGTCTTGGCGTGCATTTCTGTTTAGGTGCACATTTGGCGCGGATGGAACTGCGCACGTTCTTGCAGGAGTTGTTGCCTCGGATCGAAGCGATGGAGCTGGCAGGCGAGCCTGAATATACAGCCTCAACGTTTGTCGGCGGTCCTAAACACGTACCGATCCGGTATCGCTTACGAGCCGCACCATCGCTCTAAAGTTCAATATCAACAGGAATAGAAGGAGAATGCACTATGACAATTGCCGCCCCCCCAATGACCGCCCACGAGTTCGATGATCGCAACATTCAGTGGCGCGAACTCGCAGGCTTCAAACACATGATGGTCTCGATCTTCTTTGTCGATGAAGAAAAGAACCTCGTCGATTTGCTGATCAAATTCGATCCCAATGAAAAGGTCCTGCTGCATCGCCATCTCGCCGACACCAACACCTTTGTCATTGAAGGGGATCACGTGATTTATGAACCCGACGGCCAGGTGAGAGAGGTGCGCCCGGTGGGCCGGTATACCTTCGGGACGGGGCGGGATGCCCACGATGAAGGCGGCGGCCCCAACGGCTGCGTTTTGTACTACAGCGTGCGCGGTGAGACGGACGCCTTGTTCGATATGCTCGACGCCAACTTGAATGTGGTGGCGACATTACATACAGCGGACTTCAAAGCGGCGTTGGACGCCCAACAACAGGCGTGATGCCGTGTACGCGTGCGATGACACTATAAGGTTACGTAACATTGTGCGCCGGAAAAGAGATACTTCCCATAGGAGGAAAGTATGATGCAAACACGGTATGGAGATGTCACTGTCACACTCGTGGACTTGGTGGCAACCGTAGAGATACAACGGCCCTCCAACAACGTGCTTGACATCGACCTGCTCCGTGCCCTGGCCACCGCGTTCGAGACCCTCGATAGTGAGGCGCAGTGCCGCGCCATTGTGCTCGTCTCCGTCGGCGCGCATTTCTGCGCCGGTGCGCATTTTCACTATCTGCAAGGACAGGCCGAGCAGCAGACGTGGGACGCCGAGGCGGGGAATCCGTTGTACGCCGAACTGGCGCGGCTCCACGCCTGCCGCAAACCAGTCGTCGGCGCGATTCAGGGTGCTGCTATTGGTGGGGGCTTTGGACTTGCGCTCGTACCGGATTTCCGCGTCCTTTGTCCGGAGACGCGCTTCGCGGCCAATTTTGTCAAATGGGGCTTTCATCCAGGCTCTGGGCTTACCTATCTCCTACCGCGACTGATTGGCTGGCAACGCGCCACGCTGCTTTGCTATACGGGCCGCCAGATTAGAGGTGAGGAAGCTTTCGCGTGGGGCTTGGGTGAAGTGCTCACTGAGCAGTCTAACGTGCGAGCCGCCGCTGTGGAGCTGGCCCGGGAGGTCGCCGCGAATGCGCCGCTCGCCGTACAATCCGTGCGGGCGACCATGCGTGAAGGACTCGTCGCTGAGATCAAGGCAGCTACGGCGCACGAGTATAGGGAACAATACTGGCTGCGGCAGACGGATGATCACAA of the Deltaproteobacteria bacterium genome contains:
- a CDS encoding cytochrome P450 — translated: MKKSIGASASSRFLHLCASRRSWVRGLSHRGRQTIVPLDIRRRNAADHLAFGLGVHFCLGAHLARMELRTFLQELLPRIEAMELAGEPEYTASTFVGGPKHVPIRYRLRAAPSL
- a CDS encoding enoyl-CoA hydratase/isomerase family protein gives rise to the protein MQTRYGDVTVTLVDLVATVEIQRPSNNVLDIDLLRALATAFETLDSEAQCRAIVLVSVGAHFCAGAHFHYLQGQAEQQTWDAEAGNPLYAELARLHACRKPVVGAIQGAAIGGGFGLALVPDFRVLCPETRFAANFVKWGFHPGSGLTYLLPRLIGWQRATLLCYTGRQIRGEEAFAWGLGEVLTEQSNVRAAAVELAREVAANAPLAVQSVRATMREGLVAEIKAATAHEYREQYWLRQTDDHKEGLRAVAERRPGRFVGR
- a CDS encoding regulator, whose amino-acid sequence is MTIAAPPMTAHEFDDRNIQWRELAGFKHMMVSIFFVDEEKNLVDLLIKFDPNEKVLLHRHLADTNTFVIEGDHVIYEPDGQVREVRPVGRYTFGTGRDAHDEGGGPNGCVLYYSVRGETDALFDMLDANLNVVATLHTADFKAALDAQQQA
- a CDS encoding outer membrane lipoprotein-sorting protein → MSHTTRQTIVRNLVLVILMVGGTLMSMFPHVVASTDAEASPPRTWKTVAELSPEERANIDFSSETPRHSEFPYLPAEPFPFAPPYTAEEMGLRSMEFSYWRKWTSSTVQAYGSIDAHGYMPSWGRCVTSIAYHVTDGIAGHLYAKPGQHDYSALLQYLAPPEAYGNQSLYIRYRTDQTFTKKQDTFRYSSGLRRVRRYPAPPRQDRYPANSFTYDDDVGRDAWEYNWKLLGTDVLFHAVRFPVTRSTITLANVDGSFSDVPANAIKLMGDAYPWYTPEGGVKCYVVEATAKPDWLPDYYAPRILYWLDQHTFFPLRIEQYGKDGTLIFISVRLGALFNPALGERGYSSVSHVDWNLSADVLSYMFTDVTLTQPWSEADQALFFMPGFMPREWRLTSLKTQADVPTPQEFFLRPALEEDKFPGERRIELSPELRARVQAQEQAGRLVFVGEARSVPLTSATIEAKAIPRGEAVDAANPAQGVRIEQTHVSNSSHFLGSSENQRNLTKGE
- a CDS encoding AAA family ATPase → MERSFLFPPFHLDVRGQRLWRGTVMVPLRRKTLAVLCYLVEHPRRLVTREELFAAVWPDTHVSDGVLSLSIRELRQALGDDAQRPQFIETIPRRGYRWIAPLTAQQRTRGWGLGTSPSSPQAPSLKSQVPSIVGRETELAQLQRWLDNALSGERQVVFVSGEPGIGKTTLVDAFLAQIGEEENQKAKGKNQKAKITTLQSPAPVFHFAIVGRGQCIEHYGPGEAYLPVLEALGRLCREAGSERYIKVLGQHAPTWLLQMPTLLGDAELEAVQRRVQGATRERMLREMAEAVEVLTAHIPLALVLEDLHWSDVSTLDLLTFLARRPEPARLLVIGTYRPVEALSVDHPLRAVTQELHLHHYCTELRLGFLTETEVAEYLTRRFPAQQFPTTLAQVIHRRTEGNPLFMVNVVDALVAQAVLVEEHGHWRVQGESAEVAVGVPDNIRQMIERQIERLSPGEQRALEAASVAGGEFAAMAVAAALGADVVAVEELCTELVRRNRFLRMLGESAWPDGTVTTRYAFIHTLYQEIVYERVATGWRQRLHRRIGERVEAAYGDHARELAAELALHFERGQDYRRAVQYLQYAGENAVRRSAYVEASNHLTKGLVLLATLPDTRERAQQEVTLQVSLGGILIATKGYTAPEVERIYTRARELCQQTGDTPHLFPALRGLWVFSIVRAEHQTAHELGQQLLRLAQSIRDPTLLVEAHQALGITLCFLGDMEAAQEHLEQGIALYDPQQYRALAFLYAQDSGVTCRAVAAWVLWFRGYPDQALARAEEALTLARQLSHSFSLGVALFYGATVWHHYDRHEQTTSQWAEETVTLSTEQGFPFWLAGGIVLRGAELAHQRQSEAGIEQIRQGLAAFRATGAEIFRPYFLALLAEAYGVAGQAEEGLAVLTEALEAVDKTGERFYEAELYRLKGDLLLQQADQKAKITNP
- a CDS encoding amidohydrolase family protein, giving the protein MDAAYETALKQSVPLKEKPSFYFQRQCWISADPDEKALSYIIDYVGADKFFWATDFPHDDHTRDYLSTLERLIAPLSERARRGILGDNVACVYGL